The DNA segment TGCCTGATAAATCAGGCAGATAGCTTTCATCCCCCGGCTAAAAGCCGGAGGTTCTCAGCATAGGTACGATAGCATTCCGGGATAATCACCCATTGTCATTAATTGAGATATTTTACAAGTCAGATCATACCAAGCTGAGTCCTTTTACCTGAACAATCATGTCATCAAAATCGTTGTCGCCACCCCCGGATAGATCCTCAAAGCCGAAGATGTTGTTACCGAGCAATTGTACATGGTTGCTGCGGTCAAAGTTAGTGCCGATACTGGTCACATAGAGGTTACTAAAGTCTGATTTGATTGAATTCATATTGCCATTTGCTACCAAGAAGGGCAGCAGGACATGGGCAGATAGGTCAATACTGGTAAGCATTTCAAATTCACCATTGTTGGCAAACTGTCCAGTTTGGTTATTGGCAACGCTACCAGTCAGCACCGAGTTGTCACGCACCGCACTTAAGTATTCCTGACGATTACCAAGGTCACCTACACTGAGACCCGTCAGTGGATCAACAACTGCCCCTGTAGTTCTTTCCGCTAAATAAAAGCCCACCAGATTATCAAAATCTGCTTCCCGGTACAGGGTAGCTTCGACTTGAATGGTGATTGTGTTGTCACTAGAAGCAGGACTAGGAGTGAGGTCTCTCAAGCTAAGGGCTTTCCAGCGTTCACCGTTCACTTCAAGTTGTTGAGTATAAATTTCAACATCAGTTGCACCAATAATTTCTGCATCAATGTTGAACATACCACCTGATAGCCCGAAGCTAGTGGGAGTCACTTCTCCAATAGTTAACTCGGTAATGGCATTAGTCCCAATCTCCCGCATTTGAAACCGCACCGTTCTGCCGTCACTGTCCTTAGTACCCAGGGATGACTGGAGATTGGCAAGGATCGAGTCAATACCGATAGGGAGCATGGAAGCATCGCCTAAAGTGGTGAGAAGCGTTTGAGTTGTACCATCTCGGAAAATAGCCTCCAACACCTGAGATGAGGAAGTTGAGCCTTCTACAGAAAATTTAAAGGTAGTACCAAAGATTGCCGTTAATGGATCGCTTTGACCATTTGTGACAGTCACCGTTAGGGGACTATTCTGATTAACTCTAATCACCACCGGCACAGCAAAGTCACTAATCAACCCAAGAGTTGGATTTAAATCTCCCTGGGCATTGTCTTTTAAGAACAGCGTCGCGCCATCAAAATTACCATTATCATCCCGGTCTCGCAACACTGCACCTAAGCCAGCGTTGGGATTGAAATCAGAAATGAAGAACTGACCGTCAATCAGCTTCAAAAAGGCGTTGTAGTCGGGAGCATCTGACGGTCTTTCACTAAAGGTCACTTCTGCCCGCTGAATTTTACCGGAAAAGATGTCTGGGTCAGAACCAGAGGTAGGAGCAATGGTGAATGATAACAGTGGTGTATATAACTCAGCCTCTGGAATGTCCTGTGCCAATCTCTCCAGAAGATTGGTATCACGGAGAATATCAATGAAATTAATATCAGTGATTTCAAAATTACCAGGAAGCAGGTTAATGAAGTTAGGGTCAACTGGGTCGGGGTCAACTGGGTCAGGGTCAACTGGGTCAGGGTCAACTGGGTCGGGGTCAACTGGGTCAATTATGTGAATATTTATAGGCTCTAGAGGACCGTCCTGCTGTTGAGAAAAGATATTACGACCTGCTACCAATGCCGTCGGCTGGATACCTAAAAGCTGGGCTAAGGGTACCTCTTTGTCAGGCAACAGGCCAATCACAAAGGTGTCTGCATCCTCTAGAATCAGCTTTACCCCGGTGAGTTCGGGTAGACCAGCAACCACAAGGCGATCGCTTGGCAGCGCTTCGCGATCGCTTCCTGGTTGAAAGTCTGTAATTACAGCATATTCAGTGGGAATCGAGGCATTGGCGAGGTAAAAAGTATTCGCTCCCCCACCCCCTCTAAGAATGCCGCCGTTAGCAGCAAAAAGCTGATCATCGCCTTCACCGCCAAACAGTTCATCGGTAGCTGTCCCTGCAATCAAGCGGTTATTGCCAGAACCGCCAAACAGTTGATTATTCCCAGTACCGCTAGAGGCATCTAGAACATCGTCCCCCTCGTCCCCGTACAAACGATTGAATCCACCGCCATCTGAGACTATCAGCCGATCATTACCGTCTCCACCATAGAGTTCATTATGGCTACCTTCAACTACAACGAGAGTATTGTTACCAGTGCCACCATATAATTTATTCCCGCCAATACTACCTGCGGCAAATAACCGATCATCCCCATCATCACCGTAGAGGGTGTGGTTGTTACCACCGATCAGCGTGTCGTTGCCTAGACCCCCAAATAAAATTATCTGCCCTTGGGAAGCAGTAGCGTCCAGAATGTCATCACCCGCCGAGCCAAACACCTGAACATTTCCTGTAACGGGAGCATATAGTTCATCATCACCATCAGTACCAAAGATACTGGTAAACCCTGACTCATTGACTATAGTATTCGCGTCAATAATGTTAGCAGCTTGAGCCTCTGCTGTCTGGACAATGTTTTCCGTTTCTGTCGTTATTATACTCATTTCAGTAGTTTGTGCTTTTTATTTGCGTTAAAAATTACAGTTCAGTTGCAGAGGTTCTGGATGAGGTCAAATATTTGCCAACTTCCTGTTGCTTAGAGGGGCAGCAAAACAGCTGCCCTTCCTTCCTTAAAACCTGTTAGATGAAGACAAACTGCTGCCCATTACTGAGGTCAAGCTGAGTTTGGCTCACCCCTTCCAGCAGGGCTATGTCGGTATCGCCAATTTGCATCAGGGTATTGCCGTTCTGATTCACAAAACTTACTTGGTTAGATGTAATTCCACCCATACCGATGCGGTCTACTCCTATCTCAAAGTCCTTGACTACATTGGGGGCATGGGGTAAGGAACCATCAACCACTAGCCAGAAGCTATCTGCTCCTGCACCACCCCAGAGTAAATTGTTACCTCCTTGTCCGGCGTAGAGGCTATCATCGCCATCACCACCAAACAAGCGATCGCCTACTGTGGAGTACAATGTGTCATCACCAGAGCCACCGTAGAGGCGATTATGACCGTCGGGGCTAGAACGCAGTACATCACTACTTGAACCACCAAAGAGCATTTGCCCACGTCCTTCGGCAACCTGGAGGTTGTCATTGTCAGCACCCCCTAGCAGGATGTTAGACTCAGCAGCCTCAATCACTAGGAGGGTGTCATTACCCTTACCGCCATCTAGCACACTGCCACCAGTAGCACCTTGTGCGCCGAGGATCAAAGTGTCATCGCCGTCTCCACCACTGGCATAAGTTTCGCTACCAACGAAAATGGTATCGTCGCCCCCGCCGCCGTATATCTGCGCCTGAGAGGTCTGACTTGCTTCCACCTCGTCATCGCCATCGCCTGTGAAGACAGTGAATCCAGATTGAGCGCTGGTTAACATCAGGTTATCAGTACCAGGAGTGCCGCTAATAAACGTGAGGGGTTCGATGACGGTATCGATGACTGTATCGGCTCGGAAGGCTAGGTTTTGGAGTCGTTGATCGGACTCACGAGGGGTATCTGCTTCACTAAATGGTGTATTCAGGAAGTTTTGGAATAGGTACTCTGCTAAGGCATCTTGCTCACTGCCATCGGGGGCAAAGGTGGCATTGCCAGTGCGGGGCGCATCGTTGGACTGGGTTAAATCTACTCGGTTGGCGCTTTGGCCTTGGGGGAAAGGATAGCCATCACCGCCACCAGCTAAGAAACTGAGGGTAACCATCCGGAAAGTACGGTTGGGGTCACCGACGATTTCGCCTGCTGTAACTACTACGTCCAAGTCTTTACCGGTTTCATCTTCAATAGCTAGAGAGAGAACGCGGTTACCTGGTTCACGGGTGAGGTCGAAGCTAAAGGAGAACCCAGCAACTTGAGGGAAACTTCCCGGAGTTGCGGAATCATCTGAGGTTGCAGAGGCGATCGCGTGTTCTGCCAAAGCTAAAAGTTCTGTTGCAGTCACGGTCACCAATGTCAAGCCATTATTGAAACTGAGAGCGTTGGCAATATCGTTTTCAGAAATTCCACCTTCAGGCTTGACAATATTACCGTCAGCATCTGTGACGGCTTCGTTGGGTAAGGTTTCAAATTCCCCGGTGCTGCCTGTAGGTACAACTACTCTGCCAATGCTGTTGCGGATGCCACCAGCATTTTTCAGGGAAATCACCACTTCCGACTCTACTTCCTTGGCGATCGCCAAGTTAGCATCGGCGGTAAGGTTGCCCAAGTTGGTTTCCTGTCGGCGCACACCGGTGCGATCGCCATTGAGATATACTGTGCTGATTCCAAAGACATTGCCTTCCTGCTGCACAACCACATCACGCAGGGTATCCACAATTTCTTGAATTTGCGGATCAACCAGATCCTCAGCCCCCAAATCTGCCACTCCCTGAGCATCGGTGGCATAAGCCCCACTGATTTCTGGGTTATAGCTTTCGGGAATAATCACGCCATCGGCATCAAAATCGATAACTAAGCGACCCAGGTATTTGTAGTTACCATCGGTATTCACTACGGCGACGGGTTTACCATCGGCATCGGTTGTGAAGATCGGATAGGTTCCTTGCTCTGTATCCCCAGCCCGGAGGCGGTCGGTTTCATCCACTAAGCGGGTGTTGGAACCACCAGCCACAATAATATCCACATGGCTTAGTCGGGTTGCCAACTGCTGCTCAATGGCTAACTGCTGCATATGAGAGAGTAACACCACCTTATTGATATCAGGGTTAGCCACTAACAGGGCATCAACATCAGCTTGAATCTCAGCCGCCAGAGCATCGAGTTGGGCAGAGGTAGGATTGCCATTGAAGGGCTGGGGATTAATAGTGACATCTCCCGGACTAGAGATAGCACCCAGAGTTGGCGTGGTAGCTCCAACTACCCCAATCTTTTCGCCATTGACATCAATTACCACACTGCCCGCAATGCTATTCGGTTGAGGAGCTTGGGCATCAGCAACCACCAGATCAGCTAGGTTAGTATCGGTGCTGAAGTCCAGGTTAGAACTCAGATAAGGGAAGGCAGTTCCAGGGAAGCCAGTTGTTGTATCCCCGGCAATCAAATCTCTGACTACCTCCGTACCAAAGTCAAACTCGTGGTTACCAAAGGCCATGGCTTGTACTCCCAAGGCATTCTGAATCAAAATGTCGCCCCGGCCTACACCACCATAAGCGGATTCAGAAGCATTCAGGAACAGACCAGGAATATAGGCATCGCCCGAAGAAAGAATTAGGGTATTGTCGAAGCCAGATACACCGTCATTATCAAGATCCTCTGCTTTGAGGGCATTCAGTACCGCCGAGAAGCGAGGCGCGTCCTCAAAAGCGGGAATAGCTGCTTCCTGGTCGGCAAAATGGAACAATTGCAGAGTGAAGGGCGACTGAGTAATTTCAAACAGGGTCGTAGTACCACTGACTTCATTGCCCACCACTAGCAGAGGTTCACCATTAGGGCTATCTGCGGCAGGGATAAAAATCACACCCTCAGCACCCAAATCCCCAGCCAGTCCCGAATCAGAAGCAACATCAAAGTCGCGGTTGTTGGTGTAGTTTACAAAGAATGCCTCAGCCGGATTGGTAATGTCGTAAGTCATTACGCCGCCCAGGCGCTCCAGACCCACAAAGGCATAGGTGCGTCCGTCGATTTCACCAATGGTCACCCCTTCCGGTTCGGGTCCCTTGTTATCGCTGCGGTTATCAAAGTTGGTTTCGCTGTGGTCGGAGTTGAAGTTGTCAGGAAATAGCTCGGCGGTGATTTGCTCAAAGTCCGCACCACTGTCGTAGACCAGATTTCCTTCAGTATCCCAGATGCCGAAAGAGCGCCCACCAAAGGCGTATAGCTCGTTGTAAGCTAGGGTAGAAGTTAGTTGTCCGCGAATTTCACCCCCAGGATTTCCCTGAGTGTGGACATTGAAGTATAGTTCCACTTCATCACCAATATTGGCATCGGTTAAAGTGTGGACAAATTCGCTCAGAGATTTGTTGGCTGGGTCACTTTCCCGCCAGATGCCATTAAGGGTAGTGGAACCATCCTGATTAATGGTGAAGCTCAGATCCGGGTCTTGGTTAGGGCTTAAAATTCCGAAAACCACCGAACCATTTGCCCCTGCTGCTGCTTCATGTAAATGCAGCATGGTGACATCATCGGCCGTATCAGGGGTTTGAGGACTTAAGCCTAAAATGGAGCCAAAGTCCAGACCCTCGACGGTCAACTCGTAGCTTAGGGCGGTGCGGTCTTGGTTCAGCTTCAGAACGGCACTACCACTAGCGTCAGTGGTGACAGGAACCGCTTCCTGAGCGCCAGTCAGGTTGGACTGAAAGAATACTCCATCACTAATGCCGTTGGCTCTGGTGACTGTCAAGCGACCCAGATTTTCATCAGCTTGGAGTTCACGGGCGTGGGGGAAGGCATCGCGGTCGAGTACCAAGTCCTTTACCCTAGCCTCTTCACTGAATCCGTCGTAGTCGCGAGCATCCCCTTCGTTGGCAGTGACGATGTAGGTCTGACCGTTAATTTCGGTGATAGCAATTGCATCTGGGTGGTATGTACCATACAGATTAGGATAGTTGGTGATGTTGATACCCCCATCGCGATCGCTCGCATCCAGAGGATTATTTACACTACGTAAGTCAATCAATCCCAATACTGAAGGCCCAGACTCAAAGTCATTGTCATTGAGGACAGCAATGGTGTGGGCATCAATTAAAGCCAACCCTTCAGGCTTATCCACAAAGTCATAGCCAATCTTGGCTAAATCCACTTCTAGGGTTTTCCCCACGAGATTAATGCCCAAGGCTTGTAATTCCTCCGCAGACAAGCTGTCAAAGGTCGCCCCAGCAGGCAGTATGCTGGCATCTACAGTCATCAAATTGGTAGCTTCTGCCAGATTAATGCGGAAGACATTTTTAATGGAATCGCGACCTGCTGCCGAGTCTCGCTCAATTACGAGAAATTCGCCAGTACCCTCTCCTAGTGAAACTGCATCGCCAATTTTGTCGCTTTGACCGCCTTCTAGTACGTAGAGGTATTCACCTGTAGTGGTTGAGGTAGCCACATCCAGTTCCACAATCCGAATTACTTCTGAGTTGCCAGCACTAGGGTTGTTTAGAGGACTTTGGGTAAAGGCAAAAACCTTACCATCTTGGTAGGCTAGCCCCTCAAAGCCTCGGTTATCGGTACGTAGGGCGTATTCAGCAGGTAGAACTTCTGAACCAAAAGTCCCTACTGGTTGCCCAGCTTGTGCCGCCGTACCCTGGGCTACGAAGCGATTAACCAAAATGCCTTCAGCGTTGAAGTGGTAAATGGCGGGGCGATATTCGTCTACCAGCCAATAACTGCCATCATCAGTACGCAACACCCCTTCAAAATCAGCACCGTAGGGGTCGAAGTCCAGTACAGTACCGTCAGGAGCAATGGGCGTTAAACCATCATCATCGCCCTGCAAGTTGGGTAGGCGGGTAACTGGCGTTGTGCCATCCTCGCGGAAGAGTTGGACACGTTCGGTGACAGTGATTTGGCGACTGTTGCGATCTACCTCAAAGCGGACTATTTCTGTGGGCGCATCAGCAAAGGGAAATACCCGCGCATCATTGCTACCATCTCCTGTAGTATCGCGGGTGCTGGAGGGATTGCGATCGGGTACACCAATAAACTGGAGATTTCCCGAATCAGTGATGCCTTCAAAGAACATCCCAGACAAGCCACCCAGCAAAATCTCCCCACTGGTGGCAGGTTCTACGCTAGTGGTGCCATCAAAGGCAGGTAGGGTAGTGCGGTCAAAGGTAAACAACTCGACACCGTGGAGCTTATAACCAAGGGGTAGAATATCAGTGACTGTACCAGACTCAATATCTACTACCCCAATGGCGTTATTTTCTTGAAGGGCTACGTAGGCGGTGCGAGAATCACTAGAAACTACAATGTATTCTGGCTCTACATCCTGACCTACGGTAGCATTGGGGCCAAAAATGCGAACTCCAGCGGCAATGAGGGCTTCTTTCTGGTCATTAAAGCCTCTGAAGTCGGCGGTGGTCACGTTACCTTGAGTGAGGTTGGTTATACCGCCGGAAATATCAATAATACTGACAGAACCCTCTGGATCGATGGTGTAATCACTGTTGGGTTCCCCTTCGTTTGCCACCAGTACTTTGGTGCCGTCGGGGGTGAACAGCAGCATATCGGGCAAGGCTCCCACTGTCACAGCATTCAGGAAATTACCATCAGTGTCAAAGAACACCACACTGCCGGGATCTGTAGCCACAACACTATCAATAGCTACCGCCACGATGCCGTTTAATACCGCTACACTGTTGGCGGTCGCCCCATAGGCAGATGGATCAAGGGAAAACAGCTTGGTAGGATTAGTAGGATCGCTAATATCTAGCACATCTACCGCTGGAGTGCTGGCATTGACTACAAACAGTCGTTGAGTCTGTGGATCATGGACAACTATTTCAGCAGCGCTAGCGTCAAAGATGTCAGTTGCGTAGGTTCCCAGGGGATTCAGTTGAATTTTAGACATAGTAAATTTAGAAGCATCAAAAGTGGTAAAAACAGGGTCATGATTACTAATCCGCGGGACAGTTTCGGCAAATTCACTATTGAGTGAACAACCGCACCTTTGGCCTGCTGGTGCAGATTGGAACTTACTAAAATCTGATCCAATATTTGAGTGTTAGCTGGGAAAATATAGGTGCAGCTTTGATTAGCCAGTAAGGTATGAATTAGCTGTGCTAAGGATGCACTCACAATCCCTTTAACTTCGGAAAAAAGCCAAAAAACTTCTCTGGTGGCGATTGTCACTCTATTCATGAGACAACTAGCGCTCCCAGTTTTAAGCGGCATAGGATTGACTCTGGTTTTTTGTGAGACTATGAAAATATGCGTAATGTAGCAGTCTAATTTGATTCGGTGACCGTAAGACAGGCAAGATGTCACATCAAAAAGATGTCGTGGGTAAGGTATAATCAATCCCCAAACCCTGAACCGAATGCGCTTATTCGTGCAAGTGAAATTCCTACCTTACAGTTGTTCATAAATCCTGGAAATTTGATATAAACACTGGTATATAATGCACTTGAAAGGTTAAGAAATTCTTATTAAACAATTAATAAATATTTAAAAGTATCTTTTTTTTATTCATATGTTTGCCAATTTACGAGGTTTCAATGGCTAGAGAAATACTGGGAATATGACTTAGAGGTTGTTTGAAAAGTTTTAGGTTGTGATTTTAGGTACTTACAGATCCCCCCTAACCCCCCTTAGCAAGGGGGGAATTAGAGTCAAAGTCCCCCTTTTCCTACGCCGAAGGCGCATCCCCGAAGGGGTTTAGGGGGATTTAGGGGGATCTAAAAATATTTGATACACCATGAGGGACTTTTCAAACACCCTCTTAGAAAGGTAGGCTAGCGATACGCTGATTTGCAGATATAATTTATTGAACGCGCGTAAAAATGTGGTAACTTAGCTCGTAATCAGGGCTTAAGCCCTTAATTCAGGACTAAAGTCCTGACTACAAACTTTTAATTATTGACGACGATTTACTTACGAGGCACGGAAAACAGCACATAACTTGCCTCGAAGGCGATCGCCTTCCACTAGAATTATCTGTAGCCTTGCACCTGGGGATAATTAAGCTGATATGGGCAAGTTGGGACGATGTTGAATCCAAGGGTTTGCGGCTTCTAGTTGCGCCGCGAGGCTGATTAAAGTAGCTTCAGCCGCAGGTTTGCCAATTAGCTGTACACTTATGGGTAAGCCATGACTATCAAAACCTAC comes from the Nodularia sp. NIES-3585 genome and includes:
- a CDS encoding esterase-like activity of phytase family protein; the protein is MSKIQLNPLGTYATDIFDASAAEIVVHDPQTQRLFVVNASTPAVDVLDISDPTNPTKLFSLDPSAYGATANSVAVLNGIVAVAIDSVVATDPGSVVFFDTDGNFLNAVTVGALPDMLLFTPDGTKVLVANEGEPNSDYTIDPEGSVSIIDISGGITNLTQGNVTTADFRGFNDQKEALIAAGVRIFGPNATVGQDVEPEYIVVSSDSRTAYVALQENNAIGVVDIESGTVTDILPLGYKLHGVELFTFDRTTLPAFDGTTSVEPATSGEILLGGLSGMFFEGITDSGNLQFIGVPDRNPSSTRDTTGDGSNDARVFPFADAPTEIVRFEVDRNSRQITVTERVQLFREDGTTPVTRLPNLQGDDDGLTPIAPDGTVLDFDPYGADFEGVLRTDDGSYWLVDEYRPAIYHFNAEGILVNRFVAQGTAAQAGQPVGTFGSEVLPAEYALRTDNRGFEGLAYQDGKVFAFTQSPLNNPSAGNSEVIRIVELDVATSTTTGEYLYVLEGGQSDKIGDAVSLGEGTGEFLVIERDSAAGRDSIKNVFRINLAEATNLMTVDASILPAGATFDSLSAEELQALGINLVGKTLEVDLAKIGYDFVDKPEGLALIDAHTIAVLNDNDFESGPSVLGLIDLRSVNNPLDASDRDGGINITNYPNLYGTYHPDAIAITEINGQTYIVTANEGDARDYDGFSEEARVKDLVLDRDAFPHARELQADENLGRLTVTRANGISDGVFFQSNLTGAQEAVPVTTDASGSAVLKLNQDRTALSYELTVEGLDFGSILGLSPQTPDTADDVTMLHLHEAAAGANGSVVFGILSPNQDPDLSFTINQDGSTTLNGIWRESDPANKSLSEFVHTLTDANIGDEVELYFNVHTQGNPGGEIRGQLTSTLAYNELYAFGGRSFGIWDTEGNLVYDSGADFEQITAELFPDNFNSDHSETNFDNRSDNKGPEPEGVTIGEIDGRTYAFVGLERLGGVMTYDITNPAEAFFVNYTNNRDFDVASDSGLAGDLGAEGVIFIPAADSPNGEPLLVVGNEVSGTTTLFEITQSPFTLQLFHFADQEAAIPAFEDAPRFSAVLNALKAEDLDNDGVSGFDNTLILSSGDAYIPGLFLNASESAYGGVGRGDILIQNALGVQAMAFGNHEFDFGTEVVRDLIAGDTTTGFPGTAFPYLSSNLDFSTDTNLADLVVADAQAPQPNSIAGSVVIDVNGEKIGVVGATTPTLGAISSPGDVTINPQPFNGNPTSAQLDALAAEIQADVDALLVANPDINKVVLLSHMQQLAIEQQLATRLSHVDIIVAGGSNTRLVDETDRLRAGDTEQGTYPIFTTDADGKPVAVVNTDGNYKYLGRLVIDFDADGVIIPESYNPEISGAYATDAQGVADLGAEDLVDPQIQEIVDTLRDVVVQQEGNVFGISTVYLNGDRTGVRRQETNLGNLTADANLAIAKEVESEVVISLKNAGGIRNSIGRVVVPTGSTGEFETLPNEAVTDADGNIVKPEGGISENDIANALSFNNGLTLVTVTATELLALAEHAIASATSDDSATPGSFPQVAGFSFSFDLTREPGNRVLSLAIEDETGKDLDVVVTAGEIVGDPNRTFRMVTLSFLAGGGDGYPFPQGQSANRVDLTQSNDAPRTGNATFAPDGSEQDALAEYLFQNFLNTPFSEADTPRESDQRLQNLAFRADTVIDTVIEPLTFISGTPGTDNLMLTSAQSGFTVFTGDGDDEVEASQTSQAQIYGGGGDDTIFVGSETYASGGDGDDTLILGAQGATGGSVLDGGKGNDTLLVIEAAESNILLGGADNDNLQVAEGRGQMLFGGSSSDVLRSSPDGHNRLYGGSGDDTLYSTVGDRLFGGDGDDSLYAGQGGNNLLWGGAGADSFWLVVDGSLPHAPNVVKDFEIGVDRIGMGGITSNQVSFVNQNGNTLMQIGDTDIALLEGVSQTQLDLSNGQQFVFI
- a CDS encoding DUF4114 domain-containing protein — its product is MSIITTETENIVQTAEAQAANIIDANTIVNESGFTSIFGTDGDDELYAPVTGNVQVFGSAGDDILDATASQGQIILFGGLGNDTLIGGNNHTLYGDDGDDRLFAAGSIGGNKLYGGTGNNTLVVVEGSHNELYGGDGNDRLIVSDGGGFNRLYGDEGDDVLDASSGTGNNQLFGGSGNNRLIAGTATDELFGGEGDDQLFAANGGILRGGGGANTFYLANASIPTEYAVITDFQPGSDREALPSDRLVVAGLPELTGVKLILEDADTFVIGLLPDKEVPLAQLLGIQPTALVAGRNIFSQQQDGPLEPINIHIIDPVDPDPVDPDPVDPDPVDPDPVDPNFINLLPGNFEITDINFIDILRDTNLLERLAQDIPEAELYTPLLSFTIAPTSGSDPDIFSGKIQRAEVTFSERPSDAPDYNAFLKLIDGQFFISDFNPNAGLGAVLRDRDDNGNFDGATLFLKDNAQGDLNPTLGLISDFAVPVVIRVNQNSPLTVTVTNGQSDPLTAIFGTTFKFSVEGSTSSSQVLEAIFRDGTTQTLLTTLGDASMLPIGIDSILANLQSSLGTKDSDGRTVRFQMREIGTNAITELTIGEVTPTSFGLSGGMFNIDAEIIGATDVEIYTQQLEVNGERWKALSLRDLTPSPASSDNTITIQVEATLYREADFDNLVGFYLAERTTGAVVDPLTGLSVGDLGNRQEYLSAVRDNSVLTGSVANNQTGQFANNGEFEMLTSIDLSAHVLLPFLVANGNMNSIKSDFSNLYVTSIGTNFDRSNHVQLLGNNIFGFEDLSGGGDNDFDDMIVQVKGLSLV